In the genome of Pelodiscus sinensis isolate JC-2024 chromosome 3, ASM4963464v1, whole genome shotgun sequence, one region contains:
- the LOC142827719 gene encoding uncharacterized protein LOC142827719, whose translation MSQPSEGSQPSTAPHDQPGGSREPARGRKRRAPAWSSAEIVDLIEVWGEASNVHDLRTSHRNAAVYGRMAASLAARGHQRSREQVRCKIKDLRQSYSRACLPEADPEACPHFHALDRILGPHAVPAPRDVIDPGAEGPLLDTEEEEEGSESQEPAASLPRTRDPRGTPQSRSPASSEAGEASTSAAPGTAGRTTQPAAAARARASRTARNQEDYQRRHLRFLDRQLRLQDHWVQEDLRLRQRSLEALEEQGRALRGHLQSLLDRFPFPPPPAPPLAPPLAPPAPPLDPPLAPPAPPLDPPLAPPAPPAPPVPPASAPASAPASSTPPVLSAPPSTTIPHRRPRTRSVARRERHPDSHP comes from the exons atgagccagccatccgagggctcccagccctccactgctccccacgaccagcctggcggctcccgggagcctgcccgggggcgcaaaaggcgggcgcccgcctggtcaagtgcggagatcgtggacctcatcgaggtttggggggaagcctcaaatgtccacgatctccgcactagccaccggaacgcggccgtctatggacgcatggctgccagcctggccgccaggggccaccagcgcagccgggagcaggtgcgctgcaagattaaagacttgcggcagtcctactcccgggcctgcctgccagaggctgacccggaggcctgcccccacttccatgccctggaccgcatcctggggcctcatgccgtccctgccccccgggacgtgattgaccccggggcagagggaccgctcctggacaccgaggaggaggaagagggctctgagagccaggagcctgccgccagccttcccaggacccgggacccccgaggcaccccacagagccgctcgcctgcatcatcagaggccggggaggcgtccacct ctgcagcaccggggactgcagggcgcaccacacagcctgcagcagccgcccgcgcccgggcaagcaggacagccaggaaccaggaggactaccagaggcggcatctccggttcctggaccgacagctccgtctccaggaccactgggtccaggaggacctcaggctgcgccagaggagtctggaggccctggaggagcagggccgtgccctgcgaggccacctccagagcctgctagaccgctttccatttcctcctccccctgctccccctcttgctccccctcttgctccccctgctccccctcttgatccccctcttgctccccctgctccccctcttgatccccctcttgctccccctgctccccctgctcctcctgttcctcctgcttccgctcctgcttccgctcctgcttcatccacaccccctgtcctctctgcccccccctccacaaccattccccaccgacgcccccggacccgcagtgtggcgagacgggagaggcacccagactcccacccctga